The Papaver somniferum cultivar HN1 unplaced genomic scaffold, ASM357369v1 unplaced-scaffold_52, whole genome shotgun sequence genomic interval TGTAAGGAAACAGAAGCAGCCCATCTTCCTCTAGAGATTTGTAGCACTCTACTACTGAAAAACGTTTAGTGCCAGTCTTTCAAACTTTATGATCAGCACCAACTCCTGTATTGAATGTAGAAAGCAAATCCAGTAAGTGTGCAATATCTTCAATTTCATTATCCTTCAAGCTTCTACAGAAAGCAAAATTCCAGCCATTTCCTGCATTTAAATCCAACATTTCTTGAATTGTAGCATCCTGCAACCTGCTTAAATCAAAAAGATTAGGAAACATGGATTGTATAGAATATCCATTCATCCAAACATCCTTAAAGAATAGGCATCTGTCACCACTTTGAACTTGAATATGCAtatttttctccacatgatcccTGCTTTTCAAGATTCCACTCCAAAGACTCTTGCCAACtgaattccttgttttatttggGAGAAAAGCCTTCTCATTGCCACCAAATTTATGATGAATAATCCTCCTCCACAAAGCTTTTTCCTCATTACCatatctccaaatccatttgGCATGTAAAGCTTTATTCATTAGCCTAATCTTTTTAATACCTTCTCCTCCTCATTCTTTTGGAAGATTTACCTTTGTCCAACCAACCCATCCTTTTCTAGGCTTTTTTTTGACAGAACCCTAAAGAAATTGTCTCATAATCCTTTCCATTTGCTTCTCAAATGACTTTGGAATTTGAAATAATGATAAGTAGTAAACTGGCAAGCTAGACAAAACACTTTGAATCAACATGAGCCTACCCAATTTTGAAAGATATTTCCTCTGCTACATACTTAGCTTTTTCTCAAAATTTTGAAGAATAACATCCCACACTCCCACTGCCTTAGACTTACTCCCTAAAGGTATTCCCAAATATTTCATAGGAAAAGAAGTAATTGGACATCCAAAAATAGTAGCCCCATCTACTGCATTTACAGCTTCACCTACTGGCACAAGAGCACTTTTTTGAAAATTAAACTTCAAACCAGAAACTAATTCAAGGCCCAATAACACATTCTTCAGATTATGCACTTGCTCACAATCATCATCTAAGAACATTATTAAGTCATCTGCAAACTGCAAATGATTGATCTCAAAAGCTTCAGATGATGGTTTGAATCCAGCAAGTAAATTCATAGAAGCAACTCTTTTTATCATTAAAGATAACACTTCCACCACCAGAATAAAGAGGAAAAGAGACATATGATCTCCTTGTTTCACTCCTTTTGTACTTCTAAACAGATATGAAGCCGTACCATTAATTGCCATTGAAAACCTTATAGTAGAAAAACACTATTTTATCCAATTCCTCCATACATTATCAAAACCAAATCTAGATAAGGTATAATCAAGACACCCCCAATTTACATTATCAAAAgatttttgaagatccactttTACCACCAAACCTGGTTTGCCTTCTCTTTCCCTTGAATCAATTAATTCTGCAGCTATCAAAATACCATCAGTAATCTGCCTTGAATCCACAAAAGCACATTGGAACTCAGAGATAATTGAAGGAAGGACTTGTTTTAGTCTATcatccagaagcttgaatatgattttgtaaattCCACCAATAAGACTAATAGGCCTAAATGAGTGAATAGACAAAACACCATCACACTTAGGAAGTAGGATGATGTTGGTACAATTTAATCTCCAATCAATGTTGTCAGTGAGCTCAAACTCCTTCACAACTGCCATTAGTTCCACTTTGATGATGTCCCAAACAGCTTTAAAGAACTCCATAGTGAAACCATATGGCCCTGGAGATTTATTTCTTCCAAAATTCCAAATCACACTCTTCACCTCAGCCTCCTCAAATGGTTTTCCCAACCTAATACTTTGAATGACACTTAAACTGGGCATTTCAAGTTCATCAAAAGTTGGTCTGACCACAACATCTTCTTTGAATAAATCTTCATAAAACTTTTTGGCTTCCTCATTAATCTTGTCCTTATCATGACACATTTCTTCATTAATAACAAGTGAATTGATTGCATTTGCCTTCTGTCTGTAAGAAGCATTCTTATGAAAAAATCTTGAATTCCTTTCACCATCAACTAACCACTGTCCTTTTGCTCTAGAGAACCACTTTCTAGAAAGATTCAATGTAACTTTCTTATGATCAGTTCTTGCCAACTCTCTAGCTGTGAAATCCTC includes:
- the LOC113343016 gene encoding uncharacterized protein LOC113343016, which encodes MAINGTASYLFRSTKGVKQGDHMSLFLFILVVEVLSLMIKRVASMNLLAGFKPSSEAFEINHLQFADDLIMFLDDDCEQVHNLKNVLLGLELVSGLKFNFQKSALVPVGEAVNAVDGATIFGCPITSFPMKYLGIPLGSKSKAVGVWDVILQNFEKKLSM